The Littorina saxatilis isolate snail1 linkage group LG1, US_GU_Lsax_2.0, whole genome shotgun sequence nucleotide sequence TCAGAGAGGTTGCATACCGACAATCATGTCGATAATCTAGAAACCACCCAGCTGCCTACAAAGCTGGCGTAGTCCTCTTCCTTTTTGCCTTCATGATGTCCATCTTTGCCTTTGCGACGCCATACTGGGCCACTGCAGGATATTCGGTCAAGATCGGCGGGATCAATGCGTCTGGAGAACTCCATGAGGGGCTGTGGAAGGTGTCCAAGCCTATCAAGATTCTGGGCGATGTCACCGTAAAGAACGTCATTGTTCTTGGTTCACCGGCTCAACATTTGAGTAAATGTGATCAGAGTTGGCACGAGGTTTTGAAGAATCTCATATTCTTTTTTTGGCGAAAGGAAAACCAAAACGCAGCACTTAACAAATATTTCAGTTTAGAAAACGGTTCGTATTACATTTTATGTTCGCATCTTGTCTCCTTACGTGGAAAAACTATCGaatggaagtaaaaaaaaagaaatttgcatCTAAACATTTCGTAAGTCTCAtcaacaaatacacaaacaaacaaacaaacaaacaaacaagcgaaCAAACAAGCGAATGGCTTTCATAAGGACGAAAAGTTTAACTAACACGTACGACTATTGTGACGACTTGTATCAACAAAACAGTAAAATCCAAAGCACAAAGTACTTCTTTTACTTTAGTCAAAGTATTTTAGTCGTCAAATTGTCACGAGAGAGCTAGACCATTAAAGTATTTTAACttaacttgacttgacttgacttaatGCTACTTTTGTGTCGGAAAACCAGATGAACAAAATACCTGCTGTCCTCAGTTGAGCTCGAAGTTGACTTCGTGAAGAGCTCGCGAAGTCTTTTACCGATAATTCAGAGCCAAAGCTTCGTGAAGCGAGTTTTGTGTCATAGAattcgcaaagtcgacttcgcccaataaTATCAGACTTTTGGCATGACTGGCTGTACAATAAACAGTTTCCGGAAGTAACTCTGTTTAGTTTTAATGTGCTGTGGAGGAGTTGTCTTCCGTGAATTTGAGTCAAGTTGTAAACGCGCCGATACAGCGATAGCATGGGTTTCGATGTGCATGTCTTCAACACAGAAATACATCATGCCTGCCCCTGTCTGTCTAAATTCTAAAGTCTGAGTCCTGATTGAGTCATATTGAGCGGACACTGCCAATGCTTTACCCCAAGAGCGCGTACAAACCTCGGCAGAGTTATTTTTGAACATTATCTAATCACTTGCCGTTTTTTCAAATTGTTTACTCGAAAGAAAAAACGACCACTAAAGGGGCCGACAGGGGCTGAGAAGTGGACTGTTGAAAAGTTTCCGTCGGCCCTTTGTATACTTACTTCACTGAGAGTTTGAAAAGAAATGGATCAAACCCGCATGACGATTACATTAGCAAGCAATCTGTTTGTGCGCGGACACAGACTGGCACCCAGTGAGCACTATGCACAAAATTATGAGCTACCCTTTTATTTCCCTTTCAGTTATTTTTTTCTATGGTACTCTTTTGAGCTTAGTAAACCCCCAGTGAAAACAACTCTTGTAACTTCAGATATGCTCCTCACACGAGAAAGTGTCTGGCGTGTCGGAGGGTGTATGGGTCTCTGAAAGCTACCGTTAGCTAAGTTTGACACACGACAAAAGATATGGGTTTGCCAGAGTGTACAAGACTGTGTACCTGAAGAGCTGCAGTTTAAGATTGACGCTTTAGCTAAATTACAACGTAACCGAAAAGCTGAAGTTAAATTTGACACTAAGACAGACTCCAACGTATCTGCCAAGCTGTACTTAAGCTCTCCACTTAACCAAGTGACAACGTATCTGAAAGACAAATTAGAACGTGCCTGAAAAGTTCGACGCTTAACCAAATCACTACTTTATATCAAGGAGACTTCATTTTGAACAAAAACCCATGTCGATATTCTCAAACCGCCCGACGGGCTACAAAGCTGGCGtgttcctctttttcttctcctACGTCTTCTTTATTGTGGGCTATGCGATGCCGTACTGGGCTACTGCGGATTTTTTTATGCACCACCAGGACACATACACCTCTGTTGATGTTCACGAGGGTCTGTGGATGTTCTGCCAGACAACCAAAAAGCTTGGCGACAATGACATGCGCTGTGCTGCCTTGGGTGTCAGCGGGCTGGGTGAGTGAATTCTTTTGTTCAGGGAGGTAAATTCAAGTtctacgccctcacggcaaagcctttaggggcatgttcccgggttttaccccgactttagatgagatataCAAGTGTATGCGTATTTATCTAAGTGGTATCAGGGAGATAGGGCGCAATGACCtaggtctttaacgtgccactgtggtgacacggggatgggacatggataccgtctatgggtctgcacataaagttgacccgtgtccgtcccggcccggattcgaacccccgaccctcggatcacaagtcccgtgctctaccacctgagctaccaggGTCCCCCGATTTGTTCGGTGATCGCGCTATAAGTTGTGTATAAACCGGTGGTACGGCATAAAAGGCGTGAATAATTATACTGTTTCCATCTCCAGTATGTGAAGCTACTTACGCACAGGTCCTTTTTTGAAATCGAACCGAGATTTATTTTTCGCCTTGCTTACCATTAACAAACCCCCAAATCCCTCGACCTCATTACTCTCGAAGTTACTGCTACGGCGTTCAAAACTGTCCATGCGTAGCGAACAGTTTGGAAGTAAGTTTCTTTTCAGAAGAGGGGTCAAAATGTCTACCAGCTAGAGAGGACTGGAttaaaaagaagattcaaaagtcTTTTGCAGTGGTTTTACGTTAatcaattgtgtgtgtttgtgtgtgtgtgtgtgtgtgtgtgtgtgtgtgtgtatgtgtgtgtgtatgtgtgtttgtgtgtgtgtgtgtgtatgtgtgtgtgtgtgtatgtgtgtgcgtgtgtgtgtgtgtgtgtgtgtgtgtgtgtgtgtgtgtgtgtgtgtgtgtgatgattcAAGACGTCTACTAGAGATGAAAGGTTTTACACTGAGAGGTTTTTGAAGTGTCTGCATGTTATCGCGTAATTGTAATTATAATTGTAACTGAATGCTTGAGGGGAAAACAACGTAGGTCAATTGTAATGTGTATCTGTTTGCGTTTCGGTTCCAAACGTCTTCTTCAGATGCCTGGCTTCACGCTGTGAGACTgctagagtgtgtgtgtgtgattggtcTGAGCACTGCCTGTGCCCACGCTGTGTACACAAACTTCAGTCGTTCCCTGCCTGGACCTTTTTCAAGATGTCTTGAGATGTGGGCTGCCATGTCAGGTAAATGTCTTAAAATACGATACTCCAACTgttcctgtctctgtctctgtctctgtctctgtctctctctctgtctctctctgtctctctctctttctctctatctctctctctctctctctctctctctctctctctatctttctctctatctcttcgtcttcctgtctctgtctgacttcctttctctttgtctgtgtctctgtctctgtctctctctctctctctctctctctctctttctctctacctcTTCGtcttcctgtctctgtctgacttcctttctctttgtccgtgtctctgtctctctctctgtctctgtctctctctctctctctttctctctatctcttcgtcttcctgtctctgtctgacttcctttctctttgtccgtgtctctgtctctgtctctgtctctctctgtctctgtctctgtctctctctctctctctctctctgtctctctctctctatctttctctctatctcttcgtcttcctgtctctgtctgacttcctttctctttgtctgtgtctgtgtctgtgtctgtgtctctgtctctctctctctctctctctctctctttctctctatctcttcgtcttcctgtctctgtctgacttcctttctctttgtccgtgtctctgtctctctctctgtctctgtctctgtctctctctctctctctctttctctctatctgtctctgtctgacttcctttctctttgtccgtgtctctgtctctctatgtctctctctttatctttctcGTTTTATATTCGTTTGTatgaatgtttttgtgtgtctgtttggttggttggttagatgtttgtgtgtttggtttttgtttctttgtcggtttgtttgtttgtttgcttttattACTGGTTTGATTGTTATTTTAACATTTattaaacgtattatcattacaTTAGTTCCtctcatgggcgagggctggatgtacaAAAGCAcatgtttgcttatgccattaccctaaacaaaaagtgttttgttttgtcttgtctctgtATTTacgtttttgtctgtctgtccgtctgcctgtctgtctgtctgtctgtctatgtctctctctctctctctctctctctctctctctctctctctctctctctctctcacacacacaccttgtaaGTTTGGCCATTCAAAGCAACCTACTTACTTTTGCGTAACAGGTGGCTTCTATGATATAATTATAGTGCTCATTGCTTCAGAAAACTCTCTGaacatgaaaatgtaatgaaCCCCAAAAAGGTTGCTGTTCGTCGGTAGGCTTGATATATATCACTCATATCATAGGAGTGTTTGAAATGACTTCCACACGCAGTGAAAGCGCAGACATGGCTATTTCGACCAATTTGTCCAGATAGTACCAGGTGTCCTGATTGCACCATAACACACCTGTGTTTGGTTACAGGAATCATTGGCTTCATCGGTTGCATGGTGTACGCGGGAAAGGTGAACCACAGAACGGATGAACAGGAGCAGAGCCTCGTCCTAGGGACTGCAATCATCGTCCTGCTCAAGGAATACACTCTGACCTGGGCGTTCTACAGTGTCGTCGTCGGCAGCATTCTCTCCGTCGCCGCTGCCGTCGTCATCGCCGTCTTCAACAAGGATCCCTTCAAGTACAACCTTCTAGGCACGCCCATCAAGTGCGTCGATGAGGTACTTCTCCTCACGACGACCTGCGTCACCGAAGGCCGAGGTcaagatcaaggtcaaggtcaaggttgtCCAGCGGTCGAAGGTGATCAAGTTCATCGTTCACTTTATGGTCAACCCCAGCCTTATGGCGAACCTCAACCGGTGACAGTCGGCTACTCCGAGGCTGGAGCTTTGTAGCAGTAACTCTGGCAGTGTTAATGCTGttagttttctttgttttcttgccCTTTATTTTACGTGCGACAAtgtgaaaggaaacaaacttgcatcggtcctGGATAGCCATGTAGATTGTAGGGacgattaaaaaaacaattaccaaccaaccaaccaaccagccaaccaacgtGCGACAGATTTACCGGTTTATTACTCTCGCCCGTGATGAGTTTACCCGAGACTTTTCTTCCCTGATCATTTCTCGTTGACCAACTACGTACATACGAACTATGATTAAGAACAAAATACGTCACACTGACTCAACGTGCGCTTGTTTCATCGTTTTATGTTCACCGTTGAACGTTTTATGCTCACCCTGCAATGTTTTATGTTCACCATGGAACGTTTTATGCTCACCCTGCAATGTTTTATGTTCACCGTCCAATGTTTTACAAGAAGACTTAAAGACTTGTCcatgttgctgctgttgttgataGTTGAACTGCATGCTATAAATGATTGTACAGAATATGAAAATGTCGGTAATTAAGATAAAGGCTTGTCATTAAATAATTTAAAACTGAACGCATTCGCTCAtgatccgtgtgtgtgtgtgtgtgtgtgtgtgtgtgtgtgtgtgtgtgtgtgtgtgtgtgtatgtgtgagtgtgtgtgagtgtgtgtgtgtgtgtgtttgtgtgagtgtgtgtgtgtgtgtaagtgtgtgtgtgtgtgtgtgtgagtgtgtgtatgtgtgtgtgtgtgtgtgtgtgtgtgtgtgtgtgtgtgtgtgtgtgtgtgtgtgtgcgcgcgagcttGCTTGCTTGCGTTGAACATCGCAGTTAACTCTCATGAGATGGTGCGATTTATGAGTCTTCATTATAAGTATTATTGTAAtagtattatcattattattattattattgtcccATTAACACCTTCGCCCGTTAGCTGTGTGACTTTCACGCATAACGTCGGGAGACACATTtgacaaggtgtgtgtgtgtgtgtgtgtgtgtgtgtgtgtgggtgtgtgtgtgtgtgcgtgtgtgtgtgtgtgggggggtgtgtgtttatgtatgtgtgtatgtgtgtttatgggtgtgtgtttatgtatgtgtgtatgtgtgtttgtgtgtgtgtttgtgtgtgtgtgcttgcgtgcgtgcgtgcgtgtgtgtgtgtgtgtgtgtgtgtgtgtgcgtgcgtgtgtatgtatgtgtgtgcgggcgtgcgcgcgcgcgtgtgtgtgtgtgtgtgtgtgtgtgtgtgtgcgtgtgtgtgtatctgcgtacgtgcgtgcgtgtgtgtgtgtgtgtttgtgtgcgtgtgtgtatctgcgtacgtgcgtgcgtgtgtgtgtgtgtgtgtgtgtgtgtgtgtgtgtgtgtgtgtgtgtatgtgcgtgtgtgtatgtgtgtgtatgtatgtgtgtgtgtatgagagagggagagagaaagagagagagagagagagagagagagagagagagacacagagagagagagagagagacagaaggaaagacagagagagagagagagagagagagagagagagagcgggaaaATAAGCAATTGGACAAATTAAATAATAAGAAAAATTAATAGTAAATAACTCAAACGGATTTAACAATTATGATCACCAACAAAATATattcacacacctacacacgtaagaagaagaaaaaggtaCACCCgatatacatgtacacaatTCCTCATCAGCAGAGTGTTATAAAGAATAATTATAATATATTGTTACTGATCCCTCTCAGATTGCAGTACACTTTGATCATTTTACTCACTTGACACACATAGCATCACAATATCAAATGATACTTATTGTTGTGGGCGTTTTGTATCACGAAGAAATCGGATtatcgtgtgtacacacacacacatctaacaACCACCTATCACTAGCAGTTAGAACGTTCAGCTGACACCACACGACGCGCGCGACGCAACACTCAactgacttcttcttcttcttcgttcatgggcttagactcccacgttcactcatgtttttagcacgagtggatttgtacgtgtgtgaccgtttttaccccgccattcaggcagcatacgccgatttcgggggaggcatgctggatattttcgtgtttctataacccaccaaactctgacatggattacaggatcttttccgtgcgcactaggtcttgtgcttgcgtgtacacacgaagggggttaagtcacaagcaggtctgcacataagttgacctgggagatcggaaaaacctccactcttaacccaccaggcggcagcgaccgggattcgaactcacgacctcccgattaggaggccgacgtcttaccactacgccacCGAGCCCGTCTAAGCTGACTTCGTATCGTGGACGTCCTTGCGGATACGGTTAGAATGGTGTTACATTTTGTTTAAGGTTCGTTTTCATAACTTCAATGTACCATTGCAAGGAAATTTGGGCTGCTTCTTCCCAGTCACAGGGATGCGCTACCGAGCTGGTGTGTGCGCGTTTTGGTGTAAACAGCAAGCCatatttcaaacggcagaaattaatatgtaaagcgcggagagcacagttgtggttcgcgctatataagctccccataataataataataataataataatatttctGACAGAATTATTGAGGTCTATATTATTTTTTCTTGCAAATGGGATGACGCAACGATGACAcactgagtctgcacaaaaagttgacccgtgtccccGGCCGGGATTCGAGCCCATGATCTGATGATCACAAGTTCAGTGCTCAACCAATTGAGGTTTTAGGCCCCGACATATCGTCGATATTACTGCGGCGACGATTTGAAAATGTGCGGATGCGGTTGGAATAGTGTTAGTAATGTAGTGGAAAATTCGTGTGCTCTTAAGTGAGATCTACAACTGAGAGACAAAGAAGCTTTCGCCGCGGTCAACAGTGGCTAGCTGTTTCTCAAGATGCGCTGGCTATTTTGATGTGGTGAGCAACTGGTATTCAGTTGTGTTGGCGTCACACTTAAGGTTACTATCTCAAACTCTGAAACTAGCTATGGCAGTTGCGAAAACGAAGTACAACACAAACACGTATCATATTAAAACTAATGACAGAAGGAATGCATACTACAAGGACAAGATTAGTAAGTTACCGAGGATGGACGCCCAGCGTAACATCTACCACTTTaagaaaaacagacacagagcaGTGAGACAGAGAAGTCCAAAAGCGCAACACAGAACATTTTGTTTACGAACAAAAGCAGTGTGGTCATCGGAGGAAGTGTGATTTCGAGGTTTTCGAAAGTTCCATCA carries:
- the LOC138966124 gene encoding uncharacterized protein, whose protein sequence is MSIFSNRPTGYKAGVFLFFFSYVFFIVGYAMPYWATADFFMHHQDTYTSVDVHEGLWMFCQTTKKLGDNDMRCAALGVSGLDAWLHAVRLLECVCVIGLSTACAHAVYTNFSRSLPGPFSRCLEMWAAMSGIIGFIGCMVYAGKVNHRTDEQEQSLVLGTAIIVLLKEYTLTWAFYSVVVGSILSVAAAVVIAVFNKDPFKYNLLGTPIKCVDEVLLLTTTCVTEGRGQDQGQGQGCPAVEGDQVHRSLYGQPQPYGEPQPVTVGYSEAGAL